One Leclercia pneumoniae genomic region harbors:
- the gorA gene encoding glutathione-disulfide reductase: MSKHYDYIAIGGGSGGIASINRAAMYGQKCALIEAKELGGTCVNVGCVPKKVMWHAAQIREAIHMYGPDYGFDTTLNHFDWDKLIASRTAYIDRIHTSYDNVLGKNNVDVIRGFARFVDAKTIEVNGETITADHILIATGGRPSHPNIPGVEYGIDSDGFFELPALPKRVAVVGAGYIAVELAGVINGLGAEAHLFVRKHAPLRSFDPLIVETLVEVMNAEGPTLHTNAVPKAVVKNADGSLTLELEDGRSQTVDCLIWAIGREPANDNFNLAVTGVKTDEKGYIVVDKFQNTSVSGIYAVGDNTGAVELTPVAVAAGRRLSERLFNNKPDEHLDYSNIPTVVFSHPPIGTVGLTEPQAREQYGNEQVKVYKSSFTAMYTAVTSHRQPCRMKLVCVGPEEKIVGIHGIGFGMDEILQGFAVALKMGATKKDFDNTVAIHPTAAEEFVTMR, from the coding sequence ATGAGCAAGCATTATGACTACATCGCCATTGGCGGCGGCAGCGGCGGCATCGCCTCTATTAACCGTGCGGCCATGTATGGCCAGAAGTGTGCGCTGATTGAAGCCAAAGAGTTAGGCGGCACCTGCGTAAACGTGGGTTGTGTACCGAAGAAAGTGATGTGGCACGCGGCGCAGATCCGCGAAGCTATCCATATGTATGGCCCGGATTATGGCTTTGACACGACCCTTAACCACTTCGACTGGGATAAGTTGATCGCCAGCCGTACCGCTTACATCGACCGTATTCACACCTCGTACGATAACGTGCTGGGCAAGAACAACGTTGACGTGATCCGCGGTTTCGCCCGCTTTGTGGATGCAAAAACGATCGAAGTGAACGGCGAGACGATCACCGCCGATCATATCCTGATCGCCACCGGCGGTCGTCCGAGCCACCCGAACATTCCGGGCGTGGAGTACGGTATCGACTCTGACGGCTTCTTCGAACTGCCTGCTCTGCCTAAGCGCGTTGCCGTTGTCGGTGCGGGCTACATCGCCGTTGAGCTGGCTGGCGTAATTAACGGCCTGGGCGCAGAAGCGCACCTGTTCGTGCGTAAACATGCGCCGCTGCGCAGCTTCGACCCGCTGATCGTTGAGACCCTGGTCGAAGTGATGAACGCGGAAGGGCCAACCCTGCACACCAATGCCGTACCGAAAGCGGTAGTGAAAAATGCCGACGGTAGCCTGACGCTGGAGCTTGAAGATGGCCGTAGCCAGACCGTAGATTGCCTGATCTGGGCAATTGGTCGCGAACCCGCCAATGACAACTTCAACCTGGCGGTAACCGGCGTTAAAACTGATGAAAAAGGTTACATCGTTGTCGACAAATTCCAGAACACCAGCGTATCGGGCATCTACGCCGTTGGCGATAACACCGGCGCGGTTGAGCTGACGCCGGTTGCCGTTGCGGCGGGCCGTCGCCTCTCCGAGCGTCTGTTTAACAACAAGCCGGACGAGCATCTGGATTACAGCAATATCCCGACCGTGGTCTTCAGCCATCCGCCTATCGGCACCGTTGGCTTAACCGAGCCGCAGGCGCGCGAGCAGTATGGTAACGAGCAGGTCAAAGTCTACAAATCGTCGTTTACTGCCATGTACACGGCGGTCACCTCTCATCGCCAGCCTTGCCGTATGAAGCTGGTTTGTGTTGGTCCGGAAGAGAAAATCGTCGGCATTCACGGTATTGGCTTCGGCATGGACGAGATCCTGCAGGGCTTCGCGGTGGCGCTGAAGATGGGCGCAACCAAGAAAGACTTTGATAACACCGTTGCGATTCACCCGACGGCGGCGGAAGAGTTCGTTACCATGCGCTGA
- a CDS encoding alpha,alpha-trehalase: MFNQKLQAAEVIEFEIAEEIRYETDPCELKLDEMIEAEPEPEMIEGLPASDALTPADRYLELFEHVQSTRLFADSKTFPDCAPKMDPLDILIRYRKVRRHRDFNLRQFVENHFWLPEDYSKEYISDPGLSLKEHIDNLWPVLTREPQDHIPWSSLLVLPQAYIVPGGRFSETYYWDSYFSMLGLAESGRNDLLKCMADNFAWLIERYGHIPNGNRTYYLSRSQPPVFALMVELFEEDGVRGAKRYLDHLKMEYAFWMDGAESLLLNQAYRSAVRMPDGSLLNRYWDDRDTPRDESWIEDVETARHSGRPPNEVYRDLRAGAASGWDYSSRWLRDPSRLASIRTTQFIPIDLNAFLFKLESAIANISASKGDKETAEIFHQKASDRRAAVNRYLWDEETGCYRDYDWRREEMALFSAASIVPLYVGMSTHEQAERLSDAVKARLLTPGGIMATEYETGEQWDKPNGWAPLQWMAIQGFKQYGNDSLGDEIAWSWLQTVNHYYKEHHKLIEKYHIASSTPREGGGGEYPLQDGFGWTNGVIRRLIGLYGEP; encoded by the coding sequence ATGTTCAACCAGAAATTACAGGCAGCAGAGGTTATCGAGTTCGAGATTGCGGAAGAGATTCGCTACGAAACCGATCCCTGCGAGTTAAAACTGGATGAGATGATTGAGGCGGAGCCGGAACCGGAAATGATCGAGGGGTTGCCCGCATCTGATGCGCTGACCCCGGCCGATCGTTACCTTGAATTGTTTGAGCACGTTCAGTCGACGCGACTCTTTGCAGACAGCAAAACGTTCCCCGACTGCGCGCCAAAGATGGATCCGCTGGATATCCTTATCCGCTACCGTAAAGTCAGACGCCACCGGGACTTTAACTTGCGCCAGTTTGTGGAGAACCACTTCTGGCTGCCGGAAGACTACAGCAAAGAGTACATCTCTGACCCTGGTCTGTCCCTGAAAGAGCACATTGATAACCTGTGGCCGGTGCTGACGCGCGAGCCGCAGGATCATATCCCGTGGTCATCACTGCTGGTATTGCCGCAGGCCTATATCGTGCCCGGCGGCCGTTTCAGCGAAACCTACTACTGGGACTCCTATTTCTCCATGCTGGGGCTGGCCGAGAGCGGCCGCAACGATCTGCTGAAATGTATGGCGGATAACTTTGCGTGGTTGATTGAGCGCTACGGTCACATTCCGAACGGCAACCGTACCTACTACTTGAGCCGCTCCCAGCCGCCCGTCTTCGCCCTGATGGTCGAGCTGTTCGAAGAGGATGGCGTACGCGGCGCGAAGCGCTATCTGGACCATCTGAAGATGGAATACGCATTCTGGATGGACGGCGCCGAGTCGCTGCTGCTCAACCAGGCTTATCGTAGCGCAGTGCGTATGCCGGACGGCTCTCTGCTCAACCGCTACTGGGATGACCGTGACACTCCGCGCGATGAATCCTGGATCGAAGACGTGGAAACGGCCCGCCACTCTGGCCGTCCGCCGAACGAAGTTTATCGCGACTTGCGCGCCGGGGCGGCTTCGGGCTGGGACTACTCCTCCCGCTGGCTGCGCGATCCGTCACGGCTGGCGAGCATCCGCACGACGCAGTTTATCCCTATCGACCTGAACGCGTTCCTCTTCAAGCTGGAGAGCGCCATCGCCAACATTTCGGCGTCGAAAGGGGATAAAGAGACCGCAGAGATTTTCCATCAGAAGGCGAGCGATCGTCGCGCGGCGGTGAACCGTTATCTGTGGGATGAAGAGACGGGCTGCTATCGTGACTACGACTGGCGACGCGAGGAAATGGCCCTGTTCTCTGCAGCCAGCATCGTGCCGCTGTACGTAGGAATGTCGACGCATGAGCAGGCCGAACGTTTGTCCGATGCCGTAAAAGCGCGTCTGCTGACGCCAGGCGGCATCATGGCCACGGAGTATGAGACCGGCGAACAGTGGGATAAACCCAACGGCTGGGCCCCGCTGCAATGGATGGCGATCCAGGGGTTCAAACAGTATGGCAACGACTCGCTCGGCGATGAAATTGCCTGGAGCTGGCTGCAAACGGTGAACCACTATTACAAGGAGCACCACAAGCTGATCGAGAAGTACCACATCGCCAGCAGTACGCCTCGTGAAGGTGGCGGGGGGGAGTACCCGCTGCAGGATGGCTTTGGCTGGACAAACGGCGTGATTCGTCGCCTGATTGGGCTATATGGGGAGCC
- a CDS encoding 23S rRNA (adenine(2030)-N(6))-methyltransferase RlmJ — MLSYRHSFHAGNHADVLKHTVQSLIIEALKEKDKPFLYLDTHAGAGRYQLSGEHAERTGEYLEGIARIWQQDDLPAELEPYIGVVNHFNRNGQLRYYPGSPLIARQLLREQDSLQLTELHPSDFPLLRSEFQKDNRARVDKADGYQQLKAKLPPVSRRGLVLIDPPYEIKTDYQAVVTGINEGYKRFATGTYALWYPVVLRAQIKRMIKDLEATGIRKILQIELAVRPDSDQRGMTASGMIVINPPWKLEAQMNNVLPWLHKTLVPAGTGHATVSWIVPE; from the coding sequence ATGCTCAGTTATCGCCATAGCTTCCACGCGGGCAACCACGCCGACGTCCTTAAACACACTGTTCAGAGCTTGATCATTGAAGCGCTGAAAGAGAAAGATAAACCCTTTCTCTATCTGGACACCCATGCCGGCGCGGGCCGCTATCAACTGAGCGGCGAACATGCCGAGCGCACCGGTGAATATCTGGAAGGTATTGCCCGCATCTGGCAGCAGGACGACCTGCCTGCCGAGCTGGAGCCCTATATCGGCGTGGTTAATCATTTCAACCGCAACGGCCAGCTGCGCTACTACCCCGGTTCCCCGCTGATTGCCCGCCAGTTGCTGCGCGAGCAGGACAGCCTGCAGTTGACTGAGTTGCACCCGAGCGACTTCCCGCTGCTGCGTTCTGAATTCCAGAAAGACAACCGCGCCCGGGTAGATAAGGCTGATGGCTATCAGCAACTGAAGGCTAAACTGCCGCCGGTCTCCCGTCGCGGTCTGGTGCTGATCGACCCGCCGTACGAAATTAAAACCGATTATCAGGCGGTGGTAACCGGCATCAACGAAGGTTACAAACGCTTTGCCACCGGCACCTACGCCCTGTGGTATCCGGTGGTATTGCGCGCGCAAATCAAGCGCATGATCAAAGACCTCGAAGCGACCGGCATCCGCAAAATCCTGCAAATTGAGCTGGCCGTCCGTCCGGACAGCGATCAACGCGGTATGACTGCCTCCGGCATGATTGTCATTAACCCGCCGTGGAAGCTCGAAGCGCAGATGAATAACGTGCTGCCGTGGCTGCACAAAACCCTGGTGCCAGCGGGAACCGGCCACGCCACCGTCAGTTGGATCGTGCCGGAGTAA